The following coding sequences are from one Streptomyces sp. NBC_01485 window:
- a CDS encoding MFS transporter produces MPLVVSTPAEKMTEPYPRRWWALVVLCLSLLIVVMANTSLIVAAPDMTTDLGLSSSDLQWVVDGYTVPYAALMLVLGSIGDMYSRRGALIVGLLIFAAGSVTGGLVHGTDLVVVARAIMGVGAAVVMPATLSLLVAIFPRAERAKAITAWTATSGLAVAAGPLAAGWLLESHAWGSTFLMNVPVALLGVVGALFLVPPSKATTAGGIDYVGGLLSIVTVGSLVYATIEGPHFGWGAGTVAAAVLAAVGLPAFVAWELRHPHPMLDVRKFRERPFSGSMLAVMFFFFGTFGSIYYSTQFLQFVLGYNALETGVRLLPLAGAVFAGSAVTGRLAPKLGVKRVVGTGMAIGTAGVLLLTRIESGSTYTDFLAPLLLLGFAIGLSVSPATDTVMGSFPESELGVGGGANDTALELGASLGIAVLGSLLATSYKDKLTDLAGGHLPAAAMDVARDSVGGGIAVAEQVAKSPDGGPQQARTLVAAVHESFAHAIAHTSLVGGVIMAAGTVLVLLVLPGRRRSTGQDRQTEPAQAQAQTEREADRDAEPAELAEPAQDANSVH; encoded by the coding sequence ATGCCGCTCGTCGTCAGCACGCCCGCCGAGAAGATGACCGAGCCGTATCCACGGCGCTGGTGGGCGCTGGTGGTGCTGTGTCTGAGCCTGCTGATCGTGGTCATGGCCAATACGTCGCTGATCGTGGCGGCGCCGGACATGACGACCGACCTGGGACTGTCCAGCAGCGACCTGCAGTGGGTCGTCGACGGCTACACCGTCCCGTACGCGGCGCTGATGCTCGTGCTGGGCTCGATCGGCGACATGTACAGCCGCCGCGGAGCGCTGATCGTGGGGCTGCTGATCTTCGCGGCCGGCTCGGTGACGGGCGGACTCGTGCACGGGACCGACCTGGTCGTCGTCGCCCGCGCGATCATGGGCGTCGGCGCGGCCGTCGTCATGCCGGCCACCCTGTCCCTGCTCGTGGCGATCTTCCCGAGGGCGGAACGCGCCAAGGCCATCACGGCCTGGACCGCCACCTCGGGACTCGCCGTCGCCGCCGGTCCGCTGGCCGCCGGCTGGCTGCTGGAGAGCCACGCGTGGGGCTCGACCTTCCTGATGAACGTCCCCGTCGCGCTCCTCGGCGTCGTCGGCGCACTGTTCCTGGTGCCGCCGTCGAAGGCCACGACGGCGGGCGGCATCGACTACGTCGGCGGTCTGCTGTCGATCGTCACCGTCGGCAGCCTGGTCTACGCGACCATCGAGGGCCCGCACTTCGGCTGGGGCGCCGGAACGGTCGCCGCCGCCGTGCTCGCCGCCGTCGGCCTGCCGGCCTTCGTCGCCTGGGAGTTGCGCCACCCCCACCCCATGCTGGACGTGCGCAAGTTCAGGGAGCGCCCCTTCAGCGGCTCCATGCTCGCGGTGATGTTCTTCTTCTTCGGCACCTTCGGCTCGATCTACTACTCCACGCAGTTCCTGCAGTTCGTCCTCGGCTACAACGCGCTGGAGACCGGCGTACGGCTGCTGCCGCTGGCCGGAGCCGTCTTCGCCGGGTCCGCCGTCACCGGGCGGCTGGCGCCCAAGCTGGGTGTGAAGCGCGTGGTCGGCACCGGCATGGCGATCGGCACGGCGGGCGTCCTGCTGCTCACGCGGATCGAGTCGGGCTCGACGTACACCGACTTCCTGGCGCCGCTGCTGCTGCTCGGCTTCGCGATCGGCCTGAGTGTGTCCCCGGCCACCGACACCGTCATGGGCTCCTTCCCCGAGTCGGAGCTGGGCGTCGGCGGCGGCGCCAACGACACCGCGCTGGAACTCGGCGCCTCCCTCGGCATCGCCGTCCTCGGCTCGCTGCTCGCCACGTCCTACAAGGACAAGCTGACCGACCTGGCCGGCGGCCACCTCCCGGCCGCCGCGATGGACGTCGCCAGGGACTCGGTGGGCGGCGGCATCGCGGTCGCCGAGCAGGTCGCGAAGAGCCCCGACGGCGGACCGCAGCAGGCCCGGACCCTGGTCGCGGCGGTCCACGAGTCCTTCGCCCACGCCATCGCCCACACGAGCCTCGTCGGCGGCGTCATCATGGCCGCCGGAACCGTGCTCGTCCTGCTGGTCCTGCCCGGCCGCCGCCGGTCCACCGGCCAGGACCGGCAGACGGAGCCGGCGCAGGCACAGGCGCAGACGGAGAGGGAGGCCGACCGGGACGCGGAGCCCGCGGAACTCGCCGAACCCGCGCAGGACGCCAACTCCGTCCACTGA
- a CDS encoding FecCD family ABC transporter permease, giving the protein MTDALPATTPTATPSASPAAVRGLRRALLWAAGLALLVLSVAVAITIGPADIAVGDVWASVAAHLGWGQAELTPIRDGIVWNLRLPRTLLAAVCGAGLAVCGAVMQSLLRNPLADPFVLGVSSGASTGAVLVVVLGVGGGVLSLSGGAFLGAALSFALVLLLSHTLGGTTDRVVLAGVAAMQLFSALTSFVILTAADAETTRGVLFWLLGSLSGAGWSEVGVGLAVLVGTLLVCAGHATTLDAFAFGQDAAASLGVHVARTRLILLCATALLTATLVSSAGAIGFVGLVLPHATRALTGPGHTRLLPATALAGAVFLVWVDTLARTVLDPQEVPVGVVTSLIGVPAFVLVLYRTRSTR; this is encoded by the coding sequence ATGACCGACGCCCTGCCGGCGACGACCCCGACGGCAACCCCGTCAGCTAGCCCGGCGGCGGTGCGCGGGCTGCGTCGCGCGCTGCTGTGGGCGGCGGGACTCGCGCTGCTGGTCCTCTCCGTCGCCGTGGCGATCACCATCGGCCCGGCCGACATCGCCGTCGGTGACGTGTGGGCGTCGGTGGCCGCCCATCTCGGCTGGGGGCAGGCGGAGTTGACGCCGATCCGGGACGGGATCGTATGGAATCTGCGGCTGCCGCGCACGCTGCTGGCCGCCGTGTGCGGGGCCGGGCTCGCCGTGTGCGGCGCGGTGATGCAGTCGCTGCTGCGCAATCCGCTCGCCGACCCCTTCGTCCTCGGCGTCTCCTCCGGGGCCTCGACCGGCGCGGTCCTGGTCGTCGTGCTCGGCGTGGGCGGCGGTGTCCTGTCGCTCTCCGGGGGCGCGTTCCTGGGCGCGGCGCTCTCCTTCGCGCTGGTGCTGCTGCTCAGCCACACCCTCGGCGGCACCACGGACCGGGTGGTGCTCGCCGGTGTGGCGGCCATGCAACTGTTCTCCGCGCTCACCTCGTTCGTCATCCTGACGGCCGCGGACGCGGAGACCACGCGCGGGGTGCTGTTCTGGCTGCTCGGCTCGCTCAGCGGGGCCGGCTGGAGCGAAGTCGGCGTGGGCCTCGCGGTCCTGGTGGGGACGCTGCTGGTGTGCGCCGGCCACGCGACGACACTGGACGCGTTCGCGTTCGGGCAGGACGCGGCCGCCTCGCTGGGCGTGCACGTGGCGCGCACCCGGCTGATCCTGCTGTGCGCCACCGCCCTGCTGACGGCCACCCTGGTCAGCTCGGCCGGGGCGATCGGCTTCGTCGGCCTCGTCCTCCCGCACGCCACCCGCGCGCTGACCGGCCCCGGGCACACCCGGCTGCTGCCGGCCACCGCGCTGGCCGGGGCGGTGTTCCTGGTCTGGGTGGACACCCTCGCCCGCACCGTCCTGGACCCGCAGGAGGTGCCGGTGGGCGTGGTGACGTCGCTGATCGGCGTCCCGGCGTTCGTCCTCGTGCTGTACCGGACCAGGAGTACGCGATGA
- a CDS encoding histidine phosphatase family protein: MTSRVTFVSPAMNSSLRQARFDDGGSIDAGGAVRARAVAGTLPAAVRVVTSPSVRCRETAAALGLDAVEATGATEARELAGLDVGRWRGLTLGEVGADEPEAVARWLADPASAPHGGESVEDLCGRVTRWLETSQDTGGRTLAVVEPEVVRAVVVHVLGAPPAAFWRVDVPPLTATTISGRSGRWNLRLGDPLESAEPTTRYSDGS; this comes from the coding sequence GTGACCAGTCGCGTCACCTTCGTCTCGCCGGCGATGAACTCGTCGCTGCGTCAGGCCCGTTTCGACGACGGGGGCTCGATCGACGCGGGCGGGGCGGTACGGGCCCGTGCCGTGGCCGGGACCCTGCCCGCGGCCGTGCGCGTCGTGACGTCGCCCAGTGTGCGCTGCCGGGAGACGGCGGCCGCGCTCGGTCTCGACGCGGTGGAGGCGACGGGGGCAACGGAAGCAAGAGAGTTGGCGGGGCTGGACGTGGGGCGGTGGCGGGGGCTGACCCTGGGCGAGGTCGGTGCCGATGAGCCGGAGGCGGTGGCCCGTTGGCTCGCCGATCCCGCGTCGGCGCCCCACGGCGGGGAGTCCGTCGAGGACTTGTGCGGGCGGGTGACCCGCTGGCTGGAGACGTCCCAGGACACGGGCGGCCGTACGCTCGCCGTCGTCGAGCCGGAGGTCGTGCGGGCCGTGGTGGTCCACGTGCTGGGGGCGCCCCCGGCGGCCTTCTGGCGGGTCGACGTGCCGCCGCTGACGGCCACCACGATCAGCGGGCGAAGCGGCCGCTGGAACCTGCGCCTCGGGGATCCGCTGGAGTCCGCCGAGCCGACGACCAGGTACTCCGACGGGTCATGA
- a CDS encoding ABC transporter ATP-binding protein, producing MTDAGLSHDGTGLRAERVTYSAGGTLILDGVSITPRPGTVTGLLGPNGSGKSTLLRLLAGVLAPASGAVTLDGRPLDRVGRRAVAQRVAVVEQQADTQVALSVVDVVRLGRIPHRRAWSPASAEDEAAVRAALARTGLTDKADRPWHTLSGGERQRVQIARALAQQPRELLLDEPTNHLDIQHQLGLLTLITELRLTSVVALHDLNLAAMYCDRLVVLRQGGVVACGSPRDVLTETLIADVYGVRATVTRTGPDDRPHIRFLGPLPSGPEPSGEARRGD from the coding sequence ATGACCGACGCCGGCTTGTCTCACGACGGCACCGGGCTGCGCGCCGAGCGCGTCACCTACTCGGCCGGCGGCACGCTGATCCTGGACGGGGTCAGCATCACCCCGCGCCCCGGAACCGTCACCGGTCTGCTCGGTCCGAACGGCTCCGGCAAGTCCACGCTGCTGCGGCTGCTCGCCGGTGTCCTCGCCCCGGCCTCCGGCGCCGTCACGCTCGACGGCCGCCCGCTGGATCGGGTGGGGCGTCGCGCGGTCGCCCAGCGGGTCGCCGTCGTGGAGCAACAGGCCGACACCCAGGTCGCGTTGAGCGTCGTGGACGTCGTACGCCTCGGCCGTATCCCGCACCGCCGGGCCTGGAGCCCCGCCTCGGCCGAGGACGAGGCGGCCGTCCGCGCCGCACTGGCCCGCACCGGTCTGACCGACAAGGCAGACCGCCCCTGGCACACCCTCTCCGGCGGCGAACGCCAGCGGGTCCAGATCGCCCGCGCCCTCGCCCAGCAGCCACGGGAACTGCTGCTGGACGAACCCACCAACCACCTCGACATCCAGCACCAGCTCGGCCTGCTCACGCTGATCACCGAGCTGCGCCTCACCAGCGTCGTCGCGTTGCACGACCTGAACCTGGCCGCGATGTACTGCGACCGGCTCGTCGTCCTGCGGCAGGGCGGGGTGGTGGCCTGCGGCAGCCCGCGGGACGTCCTCACCGAGACCCTCATCGCCGACGTCTACGGCGTCCGCGCCACCGTCACCCGCACCGGCCCCGACGACCGCCCGCACATACGGTTCCTGGGCCCCCTCCCGTCCGGTCCGGAGCCGAGCGGTGAAGCCCGGCGGGGAGACTGA
- a CDS encoding CbtB domain-containing protein: MAQHVAQPTVNTPVIPAKLPLKDIAPWAVFFGILMLVLLYFVGAEQGATSVVSGEDVHEWVHDARHLLGFPCH; encoded by the coding sequence ATGGCTCAGCACGTCGCCCAGCCGACCGTCAACACCCCTGTCATCCCCGCGAAGCTCCCGTTGAAGGACATCGCCCCGTGGGCGGTCTTCTTCGGCATCCTGATGCTGGTCCTGCTGTACTTCGTCGGCGCCGAGCAGGGCGCGACCTCCGTCGTCTCCGGCGAGGACGTCCACGAGTGGGTCCACGACGCCCGCCACCTCCTCGGCTTCCCCTGCCACTGA
- a CDS encoding cysteine desulfurase-like protein: MSIDIAALRAHFPSLTHGLAFFDGPGGTQTPTPVAEAITRTLTGPLSNRGLVSPSERNAEQAVAGFRAAYADLLGVPSSAVVHGRSATQLTYDFSRHLAKEWRVGDEIVLSRLDHDANVRPWIQAAEHTGVTVRWIEIDAGTTELDLDSYERALSPRTRLVALTAASNVLGTKPPLRRIADRAHEAGALVYVDGVHYAAHHLVDVPALGADLFVCSPYKFLGPHCGVLAGAPDLLEALQPDKLLPSTNTVPERFEFGTLPYEILAGATAAVDFLAAMDTTDNTPEVSRRERLARSLRSLHDHENALRARVEEGLRALGDAVTVHSKAPDRTPTVLMTLEGRDAREAQAHLAARGVVAPAGSFYAYEPFTALKLHDPALRVGLAPYTDTEDVDRLLDGLASFL; encoded by the coding sequence ATGTCCATCGATATCGCCGCCCTTCGGGCCCACTTCCCCTCCCTCACGCACGGCCTCGCCTTCTTCGACGGGCCGGGCGGGACCCAGACCCCCACCCCCGTCGCCGAGGCCATCACCAGGACGCTCACCGGCCCCCTGTCCAACCGGGGGCTCGTCAGCCCGTCCGAGCGCAACGCCGAACAGGCCGTCGCCGGCTTCCGGGCCGCCTACGCCGACCTGCTCGGCGTGCCCTCGAGCGCCGTCGTGCACGGGCGCAGCGCCACCCAGCTCACCTACGACTTCTCACGGCACCTGGCCAAGGAGTGGCGGGTCGGCGACGAGATCGTCCTCAGCCGCCTGGATCACGACGCCAACGTACGGCCCTGGATACAGGCGGCCGAGCACACCGGGGTCACCGTCCGCTGGATAGAGATCGACGCCGGAACGACGGAACTCGACCTCGACTCCTACGAGCGGGCGCTGTCGCCCCGGACGCGGCTGGTCGCGCTGACGGCGGCGTCGAACGTGCTGGGCACCAAGCCGCCGCTGCGCCGCATCGCCGACCGGGCCCACGAGGCCGGCGCCCTGGTGTACGTGGACGGCGTGCACTACGCCGCGCACCACCTGGTGGACGTGCCCGCGCTGGGGGCGGACCTGTTCGTCTGCTCGCCGTACAAGTTCCTCGGACCGCACTGCGGTGTGCTCGCCGGGGCCCCCGACCTCCTCGAAGCCCTGCAACCGGACAAGCTGCTGCCGTCCACGAACACGGTCCCCGAGCGCTTCGAGTTCGGCACGCTGCCCTACGAGATCCTGGCGGGCGCCACCGCCGCCGTGGACTTCCTGGCCGCGATGGACACGACGGACAACACCCCGGAGGTGTCGCGCAGGGAGCGGCTGGCGCGGTCGCTGCGGTCGCTGCACGATCACGAGAACGCGCTGCGCGCCCGCGTCGAGGAGGGGCTGCGCGCCCTGGGCGACGCCGTCACCGTCCACTCGAAGGCGCCGGACCGCACCCCGACCGTGCTGATGACCCTTGAGGGCCGGGACGCGCGCGAGGCGCAGGCGCATCTGGCCGCCCGGGGGGTCGTGGCCCCGGCCGGGTCCTTCTACGCCTACGAGCCCTTCACCGCGCTGAAGCTCCACGACCCCGCCCTGCGGGTGGGACTCGCGCCCTACACCGACACCGAGGACGTCGACAGGCTCCTCGACGGCCTCGCCTCGTTCCTCTGA
- a CDS encoding VOC family protein translates to MITTDTTPGTPCWLDLGAPDFKSTAAFYGAVLGWKYEPMEGESEGEEMEGGMFQKDGKTVAGLGKLTEEGARSAWMIYFTVADADAASQAVERAGGTVRVATRDLGDWGRMAQFDDPQGGQFAVWQPGKNAGFELADKPGSLSWTELYTSDAAAAKEFYGGVFDWRFGDMEMPGGEGTYTLITPAGLPEERMQGGLMELRKEDLALAGGRPYWHPVFAVTDCDAAVAKVAETGGSVQMGPADMEGVGRLAVCLDPSNADFVLLAPDAPATPAAPA, encoded by the coding sequence GTGATCACCACTGACACCACTCCCGGCACCCCCTGCTGGCTCGACCTCGGCGCCCCCGACTTCAAGTCCACCGCGGCCTTCTACGGCGCGGTGCTGGGCTGGAAGTACGAACCCATGGAGGGCGAGAGCGAAGGCGAGGAGATGGAAGGGGGGATGTTCCAGAAGGACGGCAAGACCGTCGCCGGGCTCGGCAAACTCACCGAGGAGGGTGCGCGCTCGGCCTGGATGATCTACTTCACCGTCGCCGACGCGGACGCCGCGAGCCAGGCCGTCGAGCGTGCGGGCGGCACGGTGCGGGTGGCGACGAGGGACCTCGGCGACTGGGGTCGGATGGCACAGTTCGACGACCCGCAGGGCGGCCAGTTCGCGGTCTGGCAGCCGGGGAAGAACGCGGGCTTCGAGCTGGCGGACAAGCCGGGCTCGCTGTCCTGGACCGAGCTGTACACGAGCGACGCGGCGGCGGCCAAGGAGTTCTACGGCGGCGTCTTCGACTGGCGGTTCGGCGACATGGAGATGCCGGGCGGCGAGGGGACCTACACCCTCATCACGCCCGCCGGGCTGCCCGAGGAGCGGATGCAGGGCGGCCTGATGGAGCTGCGCAAGGAGGATCTCGCCCTGGCGGGCGGGCGGCCGTACTGGCACCCGGTATTCGCCGTCACCGACTGCGACGCCGCGGTCGCCAAGGTCGCCGAGACCGGCGGCAGCGTACAGATGGGCCCGGCGGACATGGAGGGCGTCGGCCGCCTGGCCGTCTGCCTCGACCCGTCGAACGCCGACTTCGTACTGCTCGCCCCGGACGCCCCTGCCACCCCGGCCGCCCCGGCCTAG
- a CDS encoding ABC transporter substrate-binding protein — translation MPLARPVRPVRPAVLFLAGGLLLTGCGGSTAASGSSDSPNSSGSSASSGKGSASGGSGGYPVTLDNCGQKVRVDGPPKRAVSLNQGTTEIMLSLGLADRMAGTATWTDPVAKGLEKANAKVTRLADKAPSFEKVLDAEPDFVASSFASTLGKGGVATREQFEKLGVPTYLSPSDCVGKDNTGDGDGSRTEPLTMDAVYGEVTDLARVFGVEERGTKLVADLKARVDKAVSGLDAQDITLMYWFANSQSPYLAGCCGAPGIITRELGAKNAFEDSHDEWPQVNWETVADRDPDVLVIGDLSRKQETAETAAKKIEFLESDPVTKNMTAVKKKRYVLLSGQAMNPTVRTVEGVEKVAAALRAYGLGG, via the coding sequence GTGCCGCTCGCACGCCCCGTCCGCCCTGTTCGTCCTGCCGTGCTGTTCCTGGCCGGCGGCCTGTTGCTGACCGGCTGCGGTGGCTCCACCGCCGCATCCGGCTCGTCCGACTCGCCCAACTCGTCCGGCTCATCCGCCTCTTCGGGCAAGGGCTCGGCGTCGGGGGGCTCCGGCGGCTATCCGGTCACGCTCGACAACTGCGGGCAGAAGGTCCGCGTCGACGGGCCTCCGAAGCGGGCGGTCTCGCTCAACCAGGGCACGACCGAGATCATGCTCTCCCTCGGGCTGGCCGACCGTATGGCGGGCACCGCCACCTGGACCGACCCGGTGGCGAAGGGGCTGGAGAAGGCCAATGCGAAGGTGACGCGGCTGGCCGACAAGGCCCCCTCCTTCGAGAAGGTCCTGGACGCCGAACCCGACTTCGTCGCCTCCTCGTTCGCCTCCACCCTCGGCAAGGGCGGCGTCGCCACCCGCGAGCAGTTCGAGAAGCTCGGCGTGCCCACCTACCTCTCCCCCTCCGACTGCGTAGGCAAGGACAACACCGGCGACGGCGACGGCTCGCGCACCGAGCCGCTCACCATGGACGCGGTCTACGGCGAAGTCACCGACCTGGCCAGGGTCTTCGGCGTCGAGGAGCGCGGCACGAAGCTCGTCGCCGACCTGAAGGCCCGGGTGGACAAGGCCGTCTCGGGGCTCGACGCCCAGGACATCACCCTCATGTACTGGTTCGCCAACTCCCAGTCCCCGTATCTGGCGGGCTGCTGCGGCGCCCCCGGCATCATCACCCGCGAGCTCGGCGCGAAGAACGCCTTCGAGGACAGCCACGACGAGTGGCCCCAGGTCAACTGGGAGACCGTCGCCGACCGCGACCCCGACGTCCTGGTCATCGGCGACCTGAGCCGTAAGCAGGAGACGGCCGAGACCGCCGCGAAGAAGATCGAGTTCCTGGAGTCCGACCCGGTCACGAAGAACATGACGGCGGTGAAGAAGAAGCGGTACGTGCTGCTGTCCGGGCAGGCCATGAACCCGACCGTCCGGACCGTCGAGGGCGTGGAGAAAGTGGCGGCGGCGCTGCGCGCGTACGGCCTCGGGGGATGA
- a CDS encoding bifunctional 3-(3-hydroxy-phenyl)propionate/3-hydroxycinnamic acid hydroxylase, whose amino-acid sequence MTESTDNTANAANAEGTESAADFDADVVVVGLGPVGATAVNLAHDLGLRVVAFDRAAEVEKRPRAAGFDHEAMRVFAGLGLADAIAGHTMPYRPSEYRNADGQVIKRIDTAPPPHLLGWAPNYVFDQPHLETTLRRRLEGADGVDVHLGTEVTDVRLDEDGATVHAVDAADPAGRPRTVRARYVLACDGGGSPSRKRLGLRMDDLDFDEPWLVVDVRLRPGAGAGLPRTNVQYCEPARPSTFVVGPGSHRRWEFMINPGERPEDVTDPDFISALLSRWLTPGEYDLWRASTYRFHALVLKQWRVRRLFFLGDAAHMTPPFLAQGMCQGIRDASNLMWKLALRLRAGADDSLLDTYQREREPHVRQVTLTAKEFGHVICERDAATAAKRDVDLLAELAAWPEGTVRQSLIPGLHAGFLAPEGFPACGDLLPQPRVTDARSATGLLDEFTGSTFRLVLRHDTDPAAVESALRAHESADGFPIRLVRLVGGVEPVERVGPDEYREEQPVLDAWLGRQSCVAVLARPDHYVFGGVHTADDLDALLASARRQLRGAARG is encoded by the coding sequence GTGACCGAGAGCACCGACAACACCGCGAACGCCGCGAACGCGGAGGGCACTGAGAGCGCCGCGGACTTCGACGCGGACGTGGTGGTCGTGGGGCTGGGTCCGGTCGGGGCCACGGCCGTGAACCTCGCGCACGACCTGGGGCTGCGGGTCGTGGCGTTCGACCGGGCCGCGGAGGTCGAGAAGCGGCCCCGGGCCGCCGGGTTCGACCACGAGGCGATGCGCGTCTTCGCCGGCCTCGGGCTGGCCGACGCGATCGCCGGCCACACCATGCCGTACCGGCCCTCCGAGTACCGCAACGCCGACGGGCAGGTCATCAAGCGCATCGACACCGCGCCGCCGCCCCACCTCCTCGGCTGGGCGCCCAACTACGTCTTCGACCAGCCCCACCTGGAAACCACCCTGCGCCGGCGTCTCGAAGGGGCGGACGGCGTCGACGTGCACCTCGGCACGGAGGTGACGGACGTGCGCCTCGACGAGGACGGCGCCACCGTGCACGCCGTCGACGCGGCCGACCCGGCGGGCCGCCCCCGCACGGTGCGCGCGCGGTACGTGCTGGCCTGCGACGGCGGCGGCAGCCCGTCGCGCAAGCGGCTGGGGCTCAGGATGGACGACCTGGACTTCGACGAGCCGTGGCTGGTGGTGGACGTGCGCCTGCGCCCCGGCGCGGGGGCCGGGCTGCCCCGGACGAACGTCCAGTACTGCGAGCCGGCCCGGCCCAGCACCTTCGTCGTGGGACCGGGGAGCCACCGCCGCTGGGAGTTCATGATCAACCCCGGCGAGCGGCCCGAGGACGTGACCGACCCGGACTTCATCAGCGCCCTGCTGTCGCGCTGGCTGACGCCGGGGGAGTACGACCTGTGGCGGGCGTCCACCTACCGCTTCCACGCCCTGGTCCTCAAGCAGTGGCGCGTGCGGCGGCTGTTCTTCCTCGGCGACGCGGCGCACATGACCCCGCCGTTCCTCGCGCAGGGCATGTGCCAGGGCATTCGCGACGCGTCCAACCTGATGTGGAAGCTCGCCCTGCGACTGCGCGCCGGCGCCGACGATTCGCTGCTCGACACGTATCAGCGGGAGCGTGAACCGCACGTGCGCCAAGTCACGCTCACGGCAAAGGAGTTCGGGCACGTCATCTGCGAGCGCGACGCCGCTACGGCCGCCAAACGGGACGTGGATCTGCTGGCGGAGCTGGCGGCGTGGCCCGAGGGAACGGTCCGGCAGTCCCTGATCCCCGGCCTGCACGCGGGGTTCCTCGCACCCGAGGGGTTCCCCGCGTGCGGCGACCTCCTGCCGCAGCCGAGAGTGACCGACGCCCGGTCCGCCACCGGACTGCTCGACGAGTTCACCGGGAGCACCTTCCGCCTGGTCCTGCGGCACGACACGGACCCGGCCGCGGTCGAATCCGCCCTGCGCGCACACGAGTCGGCGGACGGCTTCCCGATCCGCCTGGTCCGGCTGGTCGGCGGCGTCGAGCCCGTCGAGCGCGTCGGCCCGGACGAGTACCGCGAGGAACAGCCCGTCCTGGACGCCTGGTTGGGCCGGCAGTCGTGTGTCGCGGTACTGGCCCGCCCCGACCACTACGTCTTCGGCGGCGTCCACACGGCGGACGACCTCGACGCCCTGCTCGCCTCCGCCCGCCGGCAACTGCGCGGAGCGGCGCGGGGGTGA
- a CDS encoding CbtA family protein: MNSATVRNLLVRGMLAGLGAGVLALIVAYFLGEPNVDSAIGFEESHAPAHEHEVELVSRSLQSTAGLATGVLIYGVAFGGIAALAYCFALGRVGRFGPRATALLLSGAALLAVYVVPFLKYPANPPSVGDPDTIGKRTTLYFLMMVLSVLLAVAAVIVGKRLAPKLGNWHATVVAVLGFVLVIGLAYEFLPVVNEVPGDFPATLLWRFRLSALAMQITLWAGFGLVFGELAERLLHPKPATLSAGTAVAAPH, from the coding sequence GTGAACTCCGCAACGGTAAGAAACCTGCTCGTGCGGGGCATGCTCGCCGGCCTCGGCGCCGGCGTGCTCGCCCTGATCGTCGCCTACTTCCTCGGTGAACCGAACGTCGACAGCGCCATCGGCTTCGAGGAGTCCCACGCCCCCGCCCACGAGCACGAGGTCGAACTCGTCTCCCGCAGCCTGCAGTCCACCGCCGGGCTCGCCACCGGCGTACTGATCTACGGCGTCGCCTTCGGCGGCATCGCGGCCCTCGCCTACTGCTTCGCCCTCGGCCGCGTCGGCCGCTTCGGCCCCCGGGCCACGGCGCTGCTGCTGTCGGGCGCCGCCCTGCTCGCCGTGTACGTCGTGCCGTTCCTCAAGTACCCGGCCAACCCGCCGTCCGTGGGCGACCCGGACACCATCGGCAAGCGCACCACCCTGTACTTCCTGATGATGGTGCTCAGCGTGCTCCTCGCGGTCGCCGCGGTGATCGTGGGCAAGCGGCTCGCGCCGAAGCTGGGCAACTGGCACGCCACCGTCGTCGCCGTCCTCGGCTTCGTCCTCGTCATCGGGCTGGCGTACGAGTTCCTGCCCGTCGTCAACGAGGTGCCGGGGGACTTCCCGGCCACCCTGCTGTGGCGGTTCCGGCTCTCCGCCCTCGCGATGCAGATCACGCTGTGGGCAGGCTTCGGACTCGTCTTCGGCGAACTGGCCGAGAGGCTGCTGCACCCGAAGCCCGCCACGCTGTCCGCAGGCACGGCGGTGGCCGCCCCGCACTGA